A region from the Mucilaginibacter sp. CSA2-8R genome encodes:
- a CDS encoding SusD/RagB family nutrient-binding outer membrane lipoprotein → MQKIYKMLTVATVLFVTSSCKKYLDINSNPAVPQVVQAELLLPPIEYQMSNGTSQDYLQVWKVTQNMGGVSADLSSRNWEQHTFTAGSDAGGVIWRMTYADLGLNLENMINDAVQKQKYEYAGIGYAIKAWAFQMTTDMYGPIILDEAFTVGQLKFHYQDQPAVYAKVREWGNLAIKYLNMTSPVSYAAALQGTTGDGIYGGDKTKWKKFVYGLFALQYSHLRNKAEFTTQYADSVNKYVDLSFTSEAEDASVAFNATSPTDSNPLGPSKGYFLTTSNLYYGRPTTTILNYLTGGVRGTAVPNLSTSTDPRLTRMLPATTVITKVTGQPDVTSYVYQAITPGLGSSTPNVPLVLGTIPTGSTLYPGRYIFADKARYPLMTYNQLQFAKAEAMFVKNNKAEAYAAYTRGIRNHMDFYNRYGRASNTPDPAISDTEINNYMSSSEVAKSAADLTIADIMGQKYIAQWGWAGLETWCDLRKYHYDPTVFRTYYQMTAGELAAVNNGKFAYRFRPRYNSEYVWNSEELAKWGGLALDYMTKETWFSQQ, encoded by the coding sequence ATGCAGAAGATATATAAAATGTTAACAGTAGCGACTGTGTTGTTCGTTACCTCCAGTTGCAAAAAATACCTTGATATTAACTCCAACCCGGCAGTGCCGCAGGTAGTGCAGGCAGAACTGTTGCTGCCGCCCATTGAGTATCAAATGAGTAACGGTACCTCGCAAGATTATTTGCAGGTATGGAAAGTTACCCAAAACATGGGAGGCGTATCTGCCGACCTTTCGTCAAGAAACTGGGAACAGCATACTTTCACGGCGGGTAGCGATGCAGGTGGCGTAATTTGGCGTATGACGTACGCCGACTTAGGACTTAATCTGGAAAACATGATTAATGATGCCGTGCAAAAGCAGAAATACGAATACGCCGGTATTGGATATGCCATTAAAGCATGGGCGTTTCAAATGACTACAGATATGTACGGGCCTATTATTTTGGATGAGGCATTTACCGTTGGACAGCTAAAGTTTCATTACCAGGACCAGCCGGCTGTGTATGCCAAGGTAAGAGAATGGGGTAACTTGGCTATTAAATACCTGAATATGACAAGCCCTGTGAGTTACGCAGCTGCCCTGCAGGGTACTACCGGAGATGGTATTTATGGTGGAGATAAGACCAAATGGAAAAAGTTTGTTTACGGTCTGTTTGCTTTGCAGTATAGTCACTTAAGAAATAAAGCCGAGTTTACTACGCAGTATGCAGATAGCGTAAATAAGTATGTTGATCTGTCTTTTACCAGCGAAGCCGAAGATGCAAGTGTTGCTTTCAATGCTACCAGCCCAACAGACTCTAACCCGTTAGGCCCGAGTAAAGGCTATTTTCTTACAACAAGCAATTTATATTACGGAAGACCAACAACGACCATCTTAAATTATTTAACCGGTGGTGTAAGAGGGACTGCGGTACCCAATTTAAGCACTTCTACCGACCCTCGTTTAACCCGCATGCTGCCGGCAACTACGGTTATAACCAAAGTAACCGGCCAGCCTGATGTTACCTCTTATGTTTACCAGGCTATTACTCCAGGCCTGGGCAGTTCAACACCCAATGTGCCGCTGGTTTTAGGTACCATACCAACCGGTAGTACACTTTACCCGGGCCGGTATATTTTTGCAGACAAGGCTCGCTACCCGCTCATGACCTACAACCAGCTGCAGTTTGCTAAAGCCGAGGCAATGTTTGTCAAAAATAATAAAGCCGAGGCCTATGCAGCTTATACCAGAGGCATCAGGAACCATATGGATTTTTATAATCGTTATGGACGTGCATCAAATACCCCAGATCCGGCTATATCTGATACAGAAATTAACAACTATATGTCGTCTTCGGAAGTAGCCAAGAGTGCTGCTGATCTTACTATTGCCGATATTATGGGCCAAAAATATATAGCTCAATGGGGATGGGCAGGATTGGAAACCTGGTGCGATCTCCGGAAGTATCATTATGATCCAACCGTTTTCAGAACCTATTACCAAATGACTGCTGGTGAACTCGCAGCTGTTAACAACGGTAAATTTGCCTACCGGTTCAGGCCACGTTATAACTCCGAATACGTATGGAACTCGGAGGAGTTGGCAAAATGGGGAGGCTTGGCGTTAGATTATATGACCAAAGAGACCTGGTTTAGCCAACAATAA
- a CDS encoding SusC/RagA family TonB-linked outer membrane protein: protein MSFLVTQVVAQQKTVTGKVTSAKDGDPIPGVTVKVKGTSTVTTTDPKGVYTIQVNAGQTLVFSFIGSSTQEITVGSSNNINIKLQENTSALSEVVVTAYNISRDKKSLGYSAPVVKGDEVSQTQRTDFFGGLQGRVPGLSINSTNGNPGASAQIVLRGFVSLSGDNSALIVLDGVPVNNTTLNQTTQLVSGAANRDQDYSNRALDINPADIETYTILKGPEATALYGSAGASGAILITTKKGKAGTGSISYNTSYRIEKLNKFPAIQQVYNSGSNGIFSGSTSIFGGPAFLPGTKIYDNIKEFFQTGSSQRHNLAFEGGTDKFTYRWSNEYTDTKGTVPTTSYTRFSSRLTGTAEISPLLKVVTSFNYVNSTNNKTYKGPQGYLMELTRFSSAYDINQYQDANGNRILHLASIYSEYDNPLWDVNKDPAQDKNDRIIANTNFILTPTKWLTVNAILATDIASTNGFQVYNGQSYRGSGSSTAPTLGKIEQYQMLTKIYNGSLTGTARGSWGSFNGTFITGATFNDFNSVTNSQSGTRFYDPNFYSLNNTLPTTRQSLYAVNRYRTIGAFAQAVLGYKSLLYLTLTGRADGSSRLMPSVNAATGLTSKGDPYYAYPSASLAFNFTEIKGLKEAVPALDYGKLRISYALTGKDPWREYSLGTNYVGANTSGGGYALSYYAGNPSLKPETTKNFETGIELQFLKSRLGLDFNYFNLISQNQIINPRLSYGGGFILELINGGTVRNRGFEAQLKGSPFRNRNFGWDVTVNFTQSRGTTLSLADQLPELYDSDTWVVGAVRSAAAPGRSTGTITGTRFDRNKNGDILISPTTGLPNTSDAIYYPIGDRTPKFTTGLVNNFRYKSWNLSFLWDLRYGGDVVNGTEYELYTRGISVKTLDRETPRVITGVLADGLQNTDHPTRNTIAVTPYSNTAYYSTNVSPEMFIEHNIKALRLRDITLNYELPQSAIKRIRFIKSLGVFVTVTDAVLITNYSGIDPESNATNASAGGIGGYGIDYGNVGKPIGYNLGLRVRL from the coding sequence TTGTCTTTTCTAGTCACGCAGGTCGTGGCTCAGCAAAAAACCGTAACAGGTAAGGTTACAAGTGCAAAAGACGGTGATCCTATCCCCGGAGTCACGGTCAAAGTCAAAGGTACGTCCACAGTAACAACTACTGATCCAAAGGGAGTCTATACCATTCAAGTTAATGCAGGGCAGACACTCGTATTTAGTTTTATAGGCAGCAGTACACAAGAGATCACTGTAGGTAGCAGTAATAATATTAACATTAAACTGCAGGAAAACACATCTGCTTTAAGTGAGGTAGTCGTTACCGCTTATAACATCTCCAGGGATAAGAAAAGTTTGGGCTATTCAGCCCCTGTTGTAAAGGGGGACGAAGTGTCACAAACGCAGCGCACCGACTTTTTTGGTGGACTGCAGGGTAGGGTACCTGGCCTCTCTATCAATAGCACCAATGGTAATCCTGGAGCATCTGCACAGATTGTATTAAGGGGCTTTGTATCGCTTAGCGGTGACAACAGCGCATTAATAGTGCTCGACGGTGTACCTGTCAATAACACAACATTAAATCAAACTACGCAATTGGTAAGTGGTGCGGCAAACCGCGATCAGGATTATTCTAACAGAGCTTTAGATATTAATCCTGCTGATATCGAAACCTATACGATATTAAAAGGACCGGAAGCAACTGCATTATACGGTAGTGCCGGAGCAAGCGGTGCGATTTTAATTACTACTAAAAAAGGTAAAGCCGGCACCGGATCAATTAGTTACAATACATCCTACAGGATTGAAAAACTAAACAAATTTCCCGCTATTCAGCAGGTCTATAATTCCGGGTCAAATGGAATATTTTCTGGTTCTACCTCTATTTTTGGAGGTCCAGCCTTTTTGCCAGGTACCAAAATTTACGATAATATTAAAGAGTTTTTCCAAACCGGTAGCTCGCAAAGGCACAATTTAGCGTTTGAAGGCGGTACCGATAAATTTACTTATCGCTGGTCTAACGAGTATACGGATACCAAAGGTACGGTACCTACAACATCCTATACCAGGTTTTCTTCGCGCCTTACTGGTACGGCCGAAATTTCGCCGCTGCTCAAAGTGGTTACCAGCTTTAATTATGTAAATTCAACCAATAACAAAACCTACAAGGGGCCACAAGGCTACTTGATGGAACTTACCAGGTTTAGTTCGGCATACGATATTAACCAGTATCAGGATGCCAATGGTAACCGGATCTTGCACCTGGCCAGTATTTACAGCGAATATGATAACCCGCTCTGGGATGTAAACAAAGACCCTGCGCAAGACAAAAATGACCGTATCATTGCCAATACTAATTTTATCCTGACTCCAACTAAGTGGTTAACAGTTAATGCAATTCTGGCAACAGATATAGCATCAACCAACGGCTTTCAGGTTTATAACGGGCAGTCATACCGTGGGTCGGGCTCGTCTACTGCTCCAACACTCGGAAAGATTGAGCAGTATCAAATGCTTACTAAAATCTATAACGGATCTTTAACGGGTACGGCACGCGGATCGTGGGGTAGCTTTAACGGTACTTTTATCACCGGAGCCACCTTTAACGACTTTAACTCCGTTACCAATTCACAATCAGGTACCCGGTTTTATGATCCTAATTTTTACAGCCTGAATAACACCTTGCCTACCACCCGCCAATCGTTATATGCGGTAAACCGTTACCGTACAATAGGGGCATTTGCGCAGGCTGTATTGGGTTATAAATCGTTACTTTATCTAACCTTAACCGGTAGGGCTGACGGCTCATCAAGGTTAATGCCCAGCGTAAATGCTGCTACCGGTTTAACTTCAAAAGGTGATCCTTATTATGCGTATCCATCAGCAAGTTTAGCCTTTAACTTTACAGAAATTAAAGGATTGAAGGAAGCTGTTCCGGCGCTTGATTATGGTAAGTTAAGAATCTCTTATGCCCTTACCGGTAAAGATCCATGGCGCGAATATTCGTTGGGTACAAATTATGTAGGTGCCAATACTTCTGGTGGTGGCTACGCACTATCTTACTATGCAGGTAACCCAAGCCTTAAACCCGAAACTACCAAAAACTTTGAAACAGGTATAGAATTACAGTTTCTGAAAAGTCGTTTGGGGCTGGATTTTAATTATTTTAACCTCATTAGTCAAAATCAAATCATCAATCCGCGCTTAAGCTACGGTGGTGGATTTATTCTGGAATTGATAAATGGTGGAACAGTACGTAACAGAGGTTTTGAGGCGCAATTGAAAGGCTCGCCGTTTAGAAACCGCAATTTCGGGTGGGATGTAACGGTTAACTTTACACAAAGCCGTGGAACTACACTGTCATTAGCTGATCAGCTTCCGGAACTGTACGACTCGGATACTTGGGTAGTTGGTGCAGTCAGAAGTGCTGCTGCTCCGGGCAGAAGTACCGGAACCATTACCGGCACCCGATTTGACCGGAACAAAAACGGGGATATCCTCATTAGCCCGACCACAGGCTTACCAAACACATCAGATGCCATCTATTATCCTATCGGCGACAGAACGCCCAAATTTACCACAGGTTTAGTTAACAATTTCAGGTACAAAAGCTGGAATCTGTCTTTCCTTTGGGATCTTCGTTACGGGGGAGATGTGGTTAACGGAACAGAGTATGAGTTGTATACCAGGGGTATCAGCGTAAAAACACTTGACCGGGAAACCCCAAGGGTAATAACCGGGGTGCTTGCAGATGGCTTGCAGAACACTGATCACCCGACCAGAAATACCATTGCTGTTACACCTTACTCTAATACTGCCTATTATAGCACCAATGTTTCGCCCGAAATGTTTATAGAACACAACATCAAAGCATTAAGGCTGCGTGATATCACTTTGAATTACGAACTGCCGCAATCAGCTATTAAGCGCATAAGGTTTATCAAAAGCCTGGGCGTATTTGTCACCGTTACTGATGCTGTATTGATTACCAACTACTCTGGTATTGACCCGGAGAGTAACGCAACCAACGCCAGTGCAGGCGGTATTGGCGGCTATGGTATTGATTATGGCAACGTAGGTAAGCCTATTGGCTACAATTTAGGTTTAAGAGTGAGATTATAA
- a CDS encoding prolyl oligopeptidase family serine peptidase produces the protein MESITSYPFSSELTSGAGNKIALAINIKGKRNIYVANGPEYALHQLTAYHEDDGLELTSVSISPDGTKVVFVRGGDHGAYDESTPRNPSSAPVPPKVQVISIPFNGGEPVVLGEGDYPVISPKSDRVAFIKNAQIWVAPVNGLKPAKPLFYAKGGSQDIQWSPDGDQLMFVSSRTDHALIGIFTDSISPIKWIAPAFANDQSPRWSLDGKSIAFVRRPATGGAPDSLTARKIEPWAIWTADAASGAAKQLWKSPETLAGSVPGTHGGFNLRWAANSYITFVSYQDGWPHLYSIPGSGMASELLLTPGKFAVEHITLSPDHRWLYFSANTGPDQSDLDRRHIARVPVDKPAMEMLTDGKGIESYPIPLADGKSTVLISATAQRPGLPAVLPGKGHQLKLMGETLMPAELPLANLITPRSVKFTAADGKPVYGQLFEPAGGQANRPAILFVHGGPKRQMLLGWHYADYYANTYALNQYLASKGYVVLAVNYRLGTAYGYEFQNPKNAGFFGASEYQDIKAAGEWLAANPKVDAKKIGIYGGSYGGFMTALAMARDAKLFAAGVDIHGLHNLTGFLPEASPEKAPDLALATAQNWKSSPVSNLDNWTSPVLIIHGDDDGNVKFHQSIDLIRRLEQKKIPFESMLIPDETHHWMRYRNMLKVDEAVADFFNRKLLAK, from the coding sequence ATGGAAAGTATAACCTCTTATCCATTTTCATCAGAGCTCACCAGTGGCGCCGGTAACAAAATTGCCTTAGCTATAAATATTAAGGGTAAGCGTAATATATACGTTGCCAATGGCCCTGAGTATGCTTTGCATCAGCTCACTGCTTATCATGAAGACGATGGTTTGGAATTAACCAGTGTGTCTATCTCTCCTGACGGCACCAAGGTAGTTTTCGTCAGGGGAGGTGATCATGGTGCTTATGATGAAAGTACGCCCAGAAATCCTTCATCAGCTCCTGTTCCGCCCAAAGTGCAGGTAATCAGTATTCCTTTTAATGGCGGCGAGCCTGTTGTTTTGGGAGAAGGCGATTACCCCGTCATCTCTCCCAAGAGTGATCGTGTTGCTTTCATCAAAAACGCCCAGATTTGGGTAGCCCCGGTAAACGGGCTTAAGCCTGCGAAGCCCCTGTTTTATGCAAAAGGTGGCAGCCAGGATATTCAGTGGTCGCCCGATGGCGACCAACTTATGTTTGTCTCTTCCCGCACTGATCATGCTTTAATCGGCATTTTTACAGATTCTATTTCTCCTATTAAGTGGATTGCGCCCGCGTTTGCCAATGATCAGTCGCCGCGCTGGAGCCTGGACGGAAAAAGCATTGCATTTGTTAGGCGGCCTGCCACCGGTGGTGCCCCTGATTCGTTAACTGCCAGAAAGATTGAACCATGGGCCATCTGGACGGCTGATGCAGCATCCGGAGCAGCCAAGCAATTATGGAAATCCCCTGAAACGTTAGCTGGTTCTGTACCAGGTACTCATGGTGGGTTTAATTTACGATGGGCTGCTAACAGCTACATTACGTTTGTTTCTTATCAGGATGGCTGGCCGCATCTATACTCAATACCGGGCAGCGGCATGGCCAGTGAGTTGTTGCTTACACCCGGTAAATTTGCAGTCGAACATATCACGCTAAGTCCTGATCATCGCTGGTTATATTTTAGTGCGAACACAGGCCCTGACCAAAGCGATTTAGACCGGCGGCATATTGCAAGAGTTCCGGTTGACAAACCGGCCATGGAAATGCTTACTGATGGAAAAGGCATAGAAAGTTACCCGATCCCTTTAGCAGATGGAAAATCTACAGTACTGATTAGTGCCACGGCGCAACGCCCGGGCCTTCCGGCAGTATTGCCAGGAAAAGGTCATCAATTAAAGTTGATGGGAGAAACCCTTATGCCCGCGGAGCTTCCTTTAGCGAACTTAATTACACCCCGGTCTGTAAAGTTTACAGCTGCCGATGGCAAACCTGTGTACGGGCAATTATTTGAACCGGCAGGTGGGCAAGCAAATAGACCCGCCATATTATTTGTACACGGCGGACCGAAAAGGCAGATGCTGCTTGGCTGGCATTATGCAGACTATTATGCCAATACGTATGCTTTAAACCAGTACCTGGCCAGTAAAGGCTATGTTGTGCTGGCTGTAAATTATAGATTGGGTACAGCTTATGGTTACGAATTTCAAAATCCGAAAAATGCCGGCTTTTTCGGAGCATCCGAGTATCAGGATATCAAGGCTGCCGGGGAGTGGCTTGCCGCAAATCCTAAGGTAGACGCCAAAAAAATTGGTATCTATGGCGGCTCTTATGGCGGCTTTATGACGGCATTGGCAATGGCGCGGGATGCTAAACTTTTTGCAGCCGGCGTGGATATTCATGGTTTGCACAACTTAACCGGATTTTTACCGGAAGCAAGCCCGGAGAAAGCCCCTGATCTGGCTTTGGCAACAGCGCAGAACTGGAAGTCATCGCCGGTATCTAATCTGGACAATTGGACATCGCCGGTATTGATTATTCATGGAGATGATGATGGTAACGTAAAATTTCACCAAAGTATTGACCTGATCAGGCGTTTAGAACAAAAGAAAATACCGTTTGAAAGTATGCTAATACCTGATGAAACGCATCATTGGATGAGATACCGCAATATGCTTAAAGTTGATGAGGCAGTGGCAGATTTTTTTAACCGGAAGTTACTTGCAAAATGA
- a CDS encoding DUF4397 domain-containing protein — MKISSIIGFCSLLLATMGCTKTVLDYGKTEKQSSDQALLKINYVSAYANNRSVYFKLNDQRVSGLLTWRTPFPGGGYNTGGSNTSDFLQVNPGNVKLSVVLPRKVDNGTDSLELYSTTLQIAAGKNYTVHITDTAATTKSLLTEENFTRPDTATTRYRFVNLMPNVPSVDVYYGTATAADQSTDSLLLSNVPYLQMSNEFKLRAGNSKTWKIRAAGAAKTSATVIASYLSASVVLNQRVYTAFACGYNGKTTAAQKPYVSFFLVR; from the coding sequence ATGAAAATATCTTCAATTATAGGGTTCTGCTCATTGTTACTTGCAACGATGGGTTGTACCAAAACTGTTTTAGATTATGGTAAAACAGAAAAGCAGAGCAGCGATCAGGCACTTTTAAAAATTAACTATGTATCTGCTTATGCTAATAACCGTTCGGTTTATTTTAAACTGAACGATCAGCGGGTAAGCGGCCTGCTTACCTGGCGCACTCCTTTCCCCGGTGGAGGATACAACACGGGCGGAAGCAATACATCAGATTTTTTGCAAGTCAACCCGGGTAACGTTAAACTATCGGTGGTGTTGCCTCGTAAAGTAGATAACGGAACCGACTCTTTAGAGTTGTACAGTACCACTCTGCAAATAGCTGCAGGTAAAAACTATACCGTACATATTACAGATACGGCCGCTACAACTAAAAGCTTGTTAACAGAAGAAAACTTTACCAGACCGGATACTGCTACTACACGCTACCGGTTTGTGAACCTGATGCCAAATGTACCCTCTGTAGATGTTTATTATGGTACGGCTACTGCTGCAGATCAAAGTACAGATTCATTATTACTAAGTAATGTTCCGTACCTGCAAATGAGTAATGAATTTAAGCTGAGAGCCGGCAATTCTAAAACCTGGAAAATCCGGGCAGCCGGGGCGGCCAAAACATCTGCTACCGTAATTGCCAGCTATTTAAGTGCCAGTGTTGTGTTAAACCAACGTGTTTACACTGCTTTTGCCTGTGGTTATAATGGTAAAACTACAGCGGCGCAAAAGCCTTATGTATCCTTCTTTTTAGTTAGATAG